One Gammaproteobacteria bacterium DNA segment encodes these proteins:
- the secA gene encoding preprotein translocase subunit SecA, producing the protein MASKLLNKIFGSRNERLLKRTLKMVAQINALEPGLASLSDATLAAKTDEFRARLAQGEALEALLPEAFATVREAGKRALNMRHFDAQLIGGMVLNDGKIAEMRTGEGKTLVATLAAYLNALPGKGVHVITVNDYLARRDARWMGKLYAFLGLTTGIVVAGMSGEEKRVAYAADITYGTNNEFGFDYLRDNMAFASSERMQRGQYYAIVDEVDSILIDEARTPLIISGATENSSDLYLKINALIPRLTRQADADSPGDYLVEEKDRNVLLSEHGHQHVEELLAEAGILQEGESLYDSANIMLMHHLHAALRAHALFQRNVDYIVKDNQVVIVDEFTGRTMPGRRWSEGLHQAVEAKEGVRIQSENQTLASITFQNYFRLYHKLSGMTGTADTEAYEFQQIYGLEVVVIPTHKPMVRKDYGDLVYLTAGEKFNAIIEDIKACQVRRQPVLVGTASIETSEHLSRLLDKEGITHQVLNAKFHEREAEIVAQAGRPGTVTIATNMAGRGTDIVLGGSLEAELAALDNPDQATTTRLREMWQTRHDEVLASGGLHIIGTERHESRRIDNQLRGRSGRQGDQGSSRFYLSLEDNLMRIFASERVAGLMQKLGMNEGEAIEHPWVTKAIENAQRKVEGRNFDIRKQLLEYDDVANDQRKVIYEQRNELMGSDDISETVTIIRSNVVDEIINAHMPRASLEEQWDIPGLETALQSELGMTLPIAAWLEGDATLHEETLRSRIHDEIEQTMKTREESIGSNVMRHLEKAVMLQVLDALWKDHLAAMDYLRQGIHLRGYAQKNPKQEFKRESFELFADMLERIKHDVTRLICTAQVRAEEDVHQIEQRRRSATNMQFQHAAASALTTASEATPDTATAEPASPFVRRERKVGRNEPCPCGSGKKYKQCHGTLD; encoded by the coding sequence ATGGCCAGCAAACTGTTAAACAAAATTTTCGGTAGCCGCAATGAGCGGCTTTTGAAGCGCACACTCAAGATGGTGGCGCAGATCAACGCCCTGGAGCCAGGGCTTGCCAGCCTGTCCGATGCGACGCTGGCAGCCAAGACTGACGAGTTCCGCGCCCGCCTGGCGCAGGGCGAAGCCCTGGAAGCCCTGCTGCCTGAGGCCTTCGCTACCGTACGTGAGGCCGGCAAGCGGGCGCTCAACATGCGCCATTTTGATGCGCAGCTGATCGGCGGCATGGTACTGAACGACGGCAAAATCGCCGAGATGCGCACCGGTGAGGGCAAGACGCTGGTTGCCACCCTCGCCGCCTACCTCAACGCCCTGCCCGGGAAAGGCGTGCATGTCATCACGGTCAATGATTACCTGGCGCGACGTGATGCGCGCTGGATGGGAAAGCTGTACGCGTTTCTCGGCCTCACCACCGGCATCGTGGTAGCAGGCATGAGCGGTGAGGAGAAACGTGTCGCCTATGCCGCCGACATCACCTATGGCACCAACAATGAATTCGGTTTCGATTATCTGCGCGACAACATGGCGTTTGCCAGCAGCGAACGCATGCAACGCGGCCAGTATTATGCCATCGTCGATGAGGTCGACTCCATCCTGATTGACGAGGCACGTACGCCGCTGATCATTTCAGGTGCGACTGAAAACAGTTCCGATCTGTACCTGAAAATCAATGCGCTCATTCCCCGCCTCACACGTCAGGCAGACGCAGACTCACCCGGTGATTACCTGGTGGAAGAAAAAGACCGCAACGTGCTGTTGTCGGAGCATGGGCACCAGCACGTCGAGGAACTGCTGGCGGAGGCCGGTATCCTGCAGGAAGGTGAAAGCCTGTATGACAGCGCCAACATCATGCTCATGCATCATCTGCATGCCGCACTGCGCGCGCACGCACTATTCCAGCGCAACGTGGACTATATCGTCAAGGACAACCAGGTCGTCATCGTCGATGAGTTCACCGGGCGCACCATGCCGGGTCGGCGCTGGTCGGAGGGGCTGCACCAGGCCGTTGAGGCCAAGGAAGGCGTGCGCATCCAGAGCGAAAACCAGACGCTCGCCTCGATCACCTTCCAGAATTATTTCCGCCTCTACCACAAGCTCTCGGGCATGACCGGCACGGCGGATACCGAGGCCTACGAATTCCAGCAGATTTACGGCCTTGAGGTGGTCGTGATCCCGACCCACAAGCCGATGGTGCGCAAGGACTATGGCGACCTGGTATACCTTACCGCAGGCGAAAAATTCAACGCCATCATCGAGGATATCAAGGCCTGCCAAGTCCGCCGCCAGCCGGTACTGGTGGGTACCGCCTCAATCGAAACCTCCGAGCACCTCTCGCGTCTGCTGGACAAGGAGGGCATCACGCATCAGGTATTGAACGCCAAGTTTCATGAGCGCGAAGCGGAAATCGTGGCGCAGGCTGGACGACCCGGCACGGTGACCATCGCCACCAACATGGCCGGGCGCGGCACCGACATCGTACTGGGTGGCAGCCTCGAAGCCGAGCTGGCCGCGCTCGACAACCCGGACCAGGCGACCACAACCCGCCTGCGCGAGATGTGGCAGACGCGGCATGACGAAGTCCTTGCCAGCGGCGGCCTGCACATCATCGGCACCGAGCGTCACGAGTCGCGTCGCATCGACAACCAGTTACGCGGGCGCTCAGGGCGCCAGGGCGACCAGGGCTCCAGCCGTTTTTACCTCTCGCTCGAAGACAACCTGATGCGTATCTTCGCCTCCGAGCGGGTGGCCGGGCTGATGCAGAAACTCGGCATGAACGAAGGCGAGGCAATCGAACACCCGTGGGTAACCAAGGCGATCGAGAATGCGCAGCGCAAGGTGGAGGGCCGCAACTTTGATATCCGCAAGCAGTTGCTGGAATACGATGACGTGGCCAACGACCAGCGCAAGGTAATCTACGAGCAGCGCAATGAGTTGATGGGCAGCGATGACATCTCCGAGACGGTTACCATCATCCGCAGCAATGTGGTTGACGAGATCATCAATGCCCACATGCCGCGCGCAAGCCTGGAAGAGCAATGGGATATTCCCGGGCTGGAGACTGCCTTACAGTCCGAACTCGGCATGACCCTGCCCATCGCCGCATGGCTGGAGGGTGACGCTACGCTACATGAGGAAACCCTGCGCAGCCGCATCCACGACGAAATTGAACAGACGATGAAGACGCGTGAAGAATCCATCGGCAGTAACGTCATGCGCCATCTTGAAAAAGCCGTCATGCTGCAGGTGCTGGATGCCCTCTGGAAGGATCATCTTGCAGCCATGGATTACCTGCGTCAGGGCATACACCTGCGCGGATACGCACAAAAGAATCCCAAACAGGAGTTCAAGCGTGAATCTTTCGAGCTGTTTGCGGATATGCTGGAGCGTATCAAGCATGACGTCACACGCCTGATCTGTACCGCGCAAGTGCGCGCCGAAGAGGACGTACACCAGATTGAGCAGCGGCGGCGTAG
- a CDS encoding DUF721 domain-containing protein yields MTLPRHINDLLETASVARLVRHTQHVRRATGILHGCVGEQMAGHCLVANVRADVLIIHTDTPAWAAKLRFQVAALLKQFRQETDFAGLRTIHIKSFPASHPGS; encoded by the coding sequence ATGACATTACCGCGCCATATAAATGATTTGTTGGAGACGGCCTCCGTCGCCCGTCTGGTGCGACACACGCAGCACGTGCGGCGTGCGACCGGGATATTGCATGGGTGTGTGGGCGAGCAGATGGCCGGACATTGTTTGGTGGCGAATGTGCGCGCCGATGTGCTTATAATTCATACGGATACGCCTGCCTGGGCGGCCAAACTCCGCTTCCAGGTGGCAGCCTTGCTTAAGCAGTTCAGACAGGAGACGGATTTCGCAGGGCTGCGCACTATCCACATCAAATCTTTTCCCGCCAGCCATCCCGGCAGCTGA
- the lpxC gene encoding UDP-3-O-acyl-N-acetylglucosamine deacetylase yields MIKQRTLRNVIRATGVGLHTGEKIYLTLRPAAINTGIVFRRVDLPVPVEIQARPENVGDTQLSTTLVSGDVRISTVEHLLSALAGLGVDNAYIDLSAAEVPIMDGSAGPFVFLIQSAGIEEQNAPKHFIRIKHTVKVEDGDKWARFEPFNGFKVAFSIDFNHPLFKDSHREASIDFSTTSFVKEVSRARTFGFMREVELLRERGLALGGSLDNAIVMDDYRILNEDGLRYDDEFVKHKILDAIGDLYLLGRSLIGAFSGHKSGHALNNHLLRTLIADENAWELVTFDDERHAPISFMQPVTASH; encoded by the coding sequence ATGATAAAACAACGCACGTTGCGCAATGTTATCAGGGCCACTGGGGTTGGCCTGCACACCGGGGAGAAGATCTACCTTACGCTGCGACCCGCTGCCATCAACACCGGCATCGTGTTCCGTCGCGTTGACCTGCCGGTGCCGGTCGAGATCCAGGCCCGCCCGGAAAATGTGGGGGACACCCAACTCTCTACGACACTGGTAAGCGGCGATGTGCGCATCTCCACGGTTGAACATCTGCTGTCGGCACTCGCGGGTCTGGGCGTGGACAACGCCTATATTGATCTCAGCGCCGCCGAAGTACCCATCATGGACGGCAGTGCCGGTCCGTTTGTATTCCTGATCCAGTCGGCCGGTATCGAAGAGCAAAACGCACCCAAGCACTTCATCCGCATCAAGCACACCGTGAAGGTAGAAGATGGCGACAAGTGGGCCCGTTTTGAGCCCTTCAATGGCTTCAAGGTCGCCTTCAGCATCGACTTCAACCACCCCCTGTTCAAGGACAGCCACCGTGAGGCGTCCATCGACTTCTCCACCACTTCGTTCGTGAAGGAAGTAAGCCGCGCACGCACCTTTGGCTTCATGCGCGAAGTGGAGCTGCTGCGCGAACGCGGTCTGGCCCTGGGTGGCAGCCTGGATAACGCCATCGTGATGGATGATTACCGCATCCTCAACGAAGACGGCCTGCGCTACGACGATGAATTCGTCAAACACAAGATTCTGGATGCCATCGGCGACCTGTACCTGCTTGGGCGCAGCCTCATCGGTGCCTTCAGTGGCCACAAGTCAGGCCATGCGCTGAACAACCACCTGTTGCGCACCCTCATCGCCGACGAAAACGCGTGGGAACTGGTCACCTTCGATGACGAGCGCCACGCGCCTATTTCCTTCATGCAACCCGTCACCGCCAGCCACTGA